One genomic segment of Microbacterium sp. ProA8 includes these proteins:
- a CDS encoding TetR/AcrR family transcriptional regulator — protein sequence MTDAVEPELPRGIALAWGVAASPQRGPKREMSVERIVEAAMEIADAEGLGAVSMAAVAAKLGFTPMSLYRYVTAKEDLVLLMQEEATGSPSEATREAGGWRERLEALFGEQLQHYLRHPWVLDIPISGVPATPNSAAWMDAGISALDDTPLTYEERLAVMLLVTGTAHWAGTVLAGYARVEREQGVGSDTIARNEDAMFRALITAEAYPSLRAAIEAGAFLDDSDPFSFALERGLDGVAAYIAAAEEGRRGERKKWVTIDDGEIADDKKFREAQKAVRQAEKALRDARKLERLAAREAHDRKARQRPES from the coding sequence ATGACCGACGCCGTCGAGCCCGAGCTTCCGCGGGGCATCGCCCTCGCGTGGGGCGTCGCCGCCAGTCCGCAGCGTGGTCCCAAGCGCGAGATGAGCGTCGAGCGCATCGTCGAGGCGGCGATGGAGATCGCGGATGCCGAGGGTCTCGGCGCCGTCTCCATGGCGGCGGTTGCGGCGAAACTCGGCTTCACGCCCATGTCGCTGTACCGGTACGTCACCGCGAAGGAAGACCTCGTGCTGCTCATGCAGGAGGAGGCGACCGGTTCGCCGTCGGAGGCGACGCGGGAGGCGGGCGGCTGGCGCGAGCGCCTCGAGGCCTTGTTCGGCGAGCAGCTGCAGCACTACCTGCGGCACCCCTGGGTGCTCGACATCCCGATCTCGGGCGTTCCGGCCACGCCCAACAGCGCCGCGTGGATGGATGCCGGGATCAGCGCGCTCGACGACACCCCGCTGACCTACGAGGAGCGCTTGGCCGTGATGCTGCTGGTCACGGGCACGGCGCACTGGGCCGGCACGGTGCTGGCCGGGTATGCCCGCGTGGAACGCGAGCAGGGCGTCGGCAGCGACACGATCGCCCGCAACGAGGACGCGATGTTCCGGGCGCTGATCACCGCCGAGGCGTATCCGTCGCTGCGGGCCGCCATCGAGGCGGGGGCGTTTCTGGATGACTCGGACCCGTTCTCCTTCGCACTGGAGCGCGGGCTCGACGGCGTCGCCGCCTACATCGCCGCTGCGGAGGAGGGTCGCCGAGGCGAGCGCAAGAAGTGGGTCACGATCGACGACGGCGAGATCGCCGACGACAAGAAGTTCCGCGAGGCGCAGAAAGCCGTGCGGCAGGCCGAGAAGGCCCTGCGCGACGCGCGCAAGCTCGAGCGCCTGGCGGCGCGCGAGGCGCACGACCGCAAGGCCCGCCAGCGCCCCGAGTCCTGA